In one window of Prevotella fusca JCM 17724 DNA:
- a CDS encoding DUF1735 and LamG domain-containing protein — protein MKKLFKYVPVLAAALLMAACQNNDEADFTSKAFIDGKTFTSETIIKDASTMVKSLKLSTSRPAEKDLNATFAVAKQLVDTYNKAYYSNAVLLPDTCYKVLVGEVKINQGSVKSNEARFEFSKLGDLDRSTTYVLPVTVNCNDIEVLQSAKNYYFVFRAGALINVVADMSKNYLQVDWKTPDLVTDMQQITMEALIYPREFGKLISTVMGIEGKFLMRIGDAGFPDNQIQIATSSGNFPDYDSNKGLQTKRWQHVAMTYNADTREVKVYVNGMLQSQGTLRMGTVTIKGDSPDRMFLIGKSYDDARWFEGNMSEVRVWNVVRTQEEIAGHIYSVDPKTPGLVGYWKMDDPNSPNIVKDATGNGNDAKANKPLPWHNVSLPEK, from the coding sequence ATGAAGAAGCTATTTAAATATGTTCCTGTCCTGGCAGCAGCTCTGTTGATGGCAGCATGCCAGAACAATGATGAAGCCGACTTCACAAGTAAGGCGTTCATAGATGGAAAGACTTTCACCAGTGAGACTATTATCAAAGATGCAAGTACCATGGTGAAGTCGTTGAAACTCTCTACTTCCCGTCCTGCAGAAAAGGACTTGAATGCAACTTTTGCTGTGGCTAAACAGTTAGTTGATACCTATAACAAGGCTTATTACAGCAATGCTGTATTGCTGCCAGACACTTGTTATAAGGTACTCGTGGGTGAGGTGAAAATCAATCAGGGCAGTGTGAAGAGTAATGAGGCACGGTTTGAATTCTCCAAGCTCGGCGACTTGGACCGTTCTACTACATACGTCCTGCCCGTAACGGTTAACTGTAACGATATTGAAGTCCTGCAGTCAGCTAAGAACTATTACTTTGTGTTCCGTGCAGGTGCGCTTATCAATGTTGTAGCTGACATGAGCAAGAACTATCTGCAGGTAGATTGGAAGACTCCAGACTTGGTTACTGATATGCAGCAGATTACGATGGAGGCACTCATCTATCCACGTGAATTCGGCAAGCTCATCTCTACCGTGATGGGTATTGAGGGCAAATTCCTCATGCGTATCGGTGATGCAGGCTTCCCAGACAATCAGATTCAGATAGCAACCAGTAGTGGAAACTTCCCTGACTACGACTCAAACAAGGGCTTGCAGACTAAGCGTTGGCAGCATGTGGCAATGACCTACAATGCTGATACACGTGAGGTGAAAGTATATGTCAATGGCATGCTGCAGTCACAGGGCACGCTTCGTATGGGAACGGTTACCATCAAGGGCGATTCTCCTGACCGTATGTTCCTCATTGGCAAGTCTTATGATGATGCTCGCTGGTTTGAGGGCAATATGTCTGAAGTACGTGTCTGGAATGTTGTCCGTACACAGGAAGAGATTGCTGGACACATTTACAGCGTTGACCCTAAGACCCCTGGTCTCGTGGGCTATTGGAAGATGGACGATCCTAACAGTCCTAATATTGTAAAGGATGCCACAGGTAACGGTAATGATGCCAAGGCTAACAAACCTCTTCCATGGCATAATGTTTCATTGCCAGAGAAATAA
- a CDS encoding BT_3987 domain-containing protein — MNINNIKTLALSMLGMALAVSCSESIDVPLVPESSYKPLENNLAFITDKYGCSNQDSLVFNENGSTEFYVNLTQATKAKEEYTLVYDAKALENYNKTHGTVFEALPESLVTVSGSAAVNAGATKSSKVTVSYTTAADLKENGVYAIPLSVKGTSQTSKDKGEFVLFVRDITKMPNCHKDNGLQVISCMEVNDANPLHNLCYTLKESKKYVFDQVILFSGNINYNAESGEVYNYNNENVQHLLDYKEKYLKPLQEKGMKVILGILGNHDRSGVANLSKEGAIKFAQELKAVVDAYGLDGVFFDDEYSNYGTYPGFVSPSIEAASRLCYECKRIMPDKLIEVYVYSRTGSLYSVDGHKPGEFVDYALQDYGRYGDLSNNYEGLSPKGMIQGSSEFGQGRIISFNTAKSIKTDGYGGTMVFGLTPQNGYVTRLNNITRAFYGEETVRTGSYAKDW; from the coding sequence ATGAATATCAATAATATTAAAACACTCGCACTCTCAATGCTCGGTATGGCTCTGGCTGTATCCTGCTCGGAGAGTATCGACGTGCCTCTTGTTCCAGAAAGCAGTTACAAGCCATTGGAGAATAATCTTGCTTTCATCACTGACAAGTATGGCTGCAGCAATCAGGATTCCCTCGTCTTCAATGAGAATGGTTCGACGGAATTCTATGTTAACCTGACTCAGGCAACCAAGGCAAAGGAGGAATACACGCTGGTGTATGATGCCAAGGCACTTGAGAACTATAACAAGACACATGGCACTGTATTTGAGGCGCTGCCGGAATCACTCGTTACGGTGAGCGGTAGTGCTGCGGTAAATGCCGGAGCGACGAAATCTTCCAAGGTGACAGTAAGCTATACCACGGCTGCGGATCTGAAGGAAAATGGCGTTTATGCTATTCCTCTGAGTGTGAAAGGTACAAGCCAGACGTCAAAGGATAAGGGTGAGTTTGTCCTTTTTGTACGTGACATCACCAAGATGCCAAACTGTCATAAGGACAACGGCTTGCAGGTAATCAGCTGTATGGAGGTGAACGATGCCAATCCGCTGCACAACCTGTGTTACACTCTGAAGGAGTCAAAGAAATATGTCTTCGATCAGGTGATTCTCTTTTCTGGTAACATCAACTACAATGCTGAGAGCGGTGAGGTATATAATTATAACAATGAGAACGTACAGCACCTGCTCGATTACAAGGAGAAGTACTTGAAACCATTGCAGGAGAAGGGTATGAAGGTTATCCTCGGTATCCTTGGAAACCATGACCGCTCGGGTGTTGCCAACCTCTCTAAGGAGGGTGCTATCAAGTTTGCACAGGAGTTGAAAGCCGTTGTTGATGCTTACGGACTCGACGGTGTGTTCTTCGATGATGAGTATTCTAATTATGGCACCTACCCGGGTTTTGTCTCACCTTCCATAGAAGCGGCATCCCGCCTCTGCTATGAGTGCAAGCGAATCATGCCTGATAAGCTCATAGAGGTATATGTCTATAGTCGTACTGGCAGTCTGTATTCCGTTGACGGTCACAAGCCGGGCGAGTTCGTCGACTATGCCTTGCAGGATTACGGACGCTACGGCGACCTTTCCAACAACTATGAAGGCTTGTCGCCTAAGGGCATGATACAGGGTTCATCAGAGTTTGGACAAGGTCGTATCATTTCTTTTAATACTGCAAAATCTATCAAGACTGACGGTTATGGTGGTACGATGGTCTTCGGCCTGACCCCTCAGAACGGTTATGTGACCCGTCTGAACAACATCACACGTGCTTTCTATGGAGAGGAAACCGTGCGGACGGGTAGTTATGCAAAAGATTGGTAA
- the pyrE gene encoding orotate phosphoribosyltransferase: MEDLKKVFAGKLLGIKAIKLQPNDPFTWASGWKSPFYCDNRKTLSFHDVRSFVKLELVHAILENFPEATAVAGVATGAIAQGMLVADELALPYAYVRPKPKDHGMKNQIEGELPAGAKVIVVEDLISTGGSSLKAVAALREAGFEVVGMVASYTYGFPVAEEAFREAGVQLVTLTDYEHVVEKALETGYIKEAEVPMLHEWRKDPANWKK, translated from the coding sequence ATGGAAGATTTAAAGAAAGTCTTTGCGGGCAAACTGCTCGGAATTAAAGCTATTAAGTTGCAGCCTAATGACCCGTTCACATGGGCAAGTGGTTGGAAATCACCATTCTATTGTGATAACCGCAAGACGCTGTCGTTCCACGATGTGCGTTCATTCGTGAAACTTGAGCTGGTTCATGCCATCCTTGAGAACTTCCCGGAGGCGACGGCTGTGGCTGGTGTGGCTACGGGCGCGATAGCACAGGGAATGCTTGTAGCTGATGAGCTGGCGTTGCCATACGCATACGTTCGTCCGAAACCGAAGGACCATGGGATGAAGAACCAGATTGAAGGAGAACTGCCTGCAGGTGCGAAGGTCATCGTTGTTGAGGACCTCATCTCTACTGGTGGCTCATCCCTGAAGGCTGTTGCTGCCCTTCGTGAGGCTGGATTTGAGGTTGTGGGTATGGTAGCTTCTTACACCTACGGCTTCCCTGTAGCTGAAGAGGCATTCCGTGAGGCAGGCGTGCAGCTTGTTACCCTTACTGATTATGAGCATGTTGTGGAGAAAGCACTCGAGACAGGTTATATCAAGGAGGCGGAAGTTCCTATGCTGCATGAGTGGCGGAAAGACCCGGCAAATTGGAAAAAGTAA